In Nostoc sp. UHCC 0926, a single genomic region encodes these proteins:
- a CDS encoding methyl-accepting chemotaxis protein → MFNKTNTNQGSGAQNRASLISSQKITGTVVKLPSKLTTETANNSSLNQAIASFTRLGLIKKATILAIAIGTIPVLGIGAIAFSFANKSITKQITQSQQAEATGLSDKLNRFMLGRYGDIQVISSLPFLTNSQASANITTQEKQAVLDRVVEAYKAYDSIAVFDRQGNLIVQSTGEPLENQKDRTYFQDTLQKDTPIISKPEVAKNTGQESIYIAAPVKETSTGQTIGVVQARMPVKSLEEVIKNYVANGHQYHLLDASGTVFLSPQEELLGKQAKGEYSSLAKLLAAKKVDSFIEVPKTHKKQELVSYVPASKLDGLPDLNWQVLLSTDTAILFEPQRQLLWIIVIGTALTALIVAAIASRLAKLTTQPIINATAALAKLGQGKFNTRLEIEREDELGILSANINQMAEQLQVLVKEQELDVEGVKLLADITRQIRRTLKTEDIYDAAVKEVQRSLKTDRVIIYSLNPDTWDGVVVAESVTGNWPEMIGVQIDDPYFRERYLETSHDSRVQAVANIHQDQSLKNANGYIQLLEKFAVKGHLIVPILAQEQLLGLLIAHHCETPRVWQQPEIDLFQQIATQIGYALEQAKLLEEIEQARNVAVIGSDDERHQKEILQQQLLELLNDVESAARGDLTVRADVTSGEIGTVADFFNSIVESLRDIVTQVQQAAIYVNTAIGSNEGAIRHLAEEALTQAAEINRTLDAVDEMTQSMQVVAESAEKAAFIANHAAHSATQSGHAMDLTVQNILSLRETVGETAKKVKRLGESSQQISRVVSLINQIAIQTNLLAINAGIEAARAGEEGEGFAVVAEEVGELAVRSAAATQEIEQIVENIQRETSEVVQAMEIGTTQVVEGTRIVESAKQSLSQILDVSHQIDSLVQSISTATASQVETSQSVTQLMKDIAAGSQRTSDSSRQVSESLQQTVDISQQLQETVETFKVS, encoded by the coding sequence ATGTTTAATAAAACCAACACGAATCAAGGTAGTGGCGCTCAAAATCGAGCATCGCTGATTTCATCCCAAAAAATTACTGGTACTGTAGTAAAGCTACCAAGTAAGCTTACTACTGAAACGGCTAATAATTCTTCCCTAAATCAGGCTATTGCCTCTTTTACAAGGCTGGGATTGATTAAGAAAGCGACTATTTTGGCGATCGCAATCGGTACAATACCAGTATTGGGCATAGGCGCGATCGCTTTTAGCTTTGCCAACAAGTCGATTACTAAGCAAATTACTCAATCTCAACAAGCCGAAGCCACTGGCTTAAGTGATAAACTTAACCGTTTTATGTTGGGACGCTACGGTGATATTCAGGTAATATCAAGTTTGCCTTTTTTAACTAATTCCCAAGCTAGTGCCAATATCACCACTCAAGAAAAACAAGCAGTCCTAGATCGTGTTGTCGAAGCCTACAAAGCTTATGACAGTATTGCCGTCTTTGATCGCCAAGGTAACTTGATTGTGCAATCCACAGGCGAACCCCTGGAAAACCAAAAAGACCGTACCTATTTTCAAGACACTTTACAAAAAGATACTCCTATAATCAGCAAACCTGAAGTAGCAAAAAATACAGGTCAAGAGAGTATTTATATAGCTGCACCCGTTAAAGAGACAAGCACGGGCCAAACTATTGGCGTGGTACAAGCACGTATGCCCGTAAAATCTTTAGAGGAAGTCATCAAAAACTATGTAGCCAATGGACACCAATACCATTTGCTCGATGCTTCGGGAACAGTTTTCTTGAGTCCACAAGAAGAATTATTGGGGAAACAGGCAAAGGGAGAGTATTCTAGTTTAGCTAAACTACTTGCAGCCAAAAAAGTAGATAGTTTTATAGAAGTTCCCAAAACTCACAAAAAACAAGAACTAGTCAGCTACGTACCAGCCAGTAAGTTAGACGGCTTGCCAGATTTAAACTGGCAAGTACTTTTATCCACAGATACAGCAATTTTATTTGAGCCGCAAAGACAATTGTTGTGGATTATAGTTATTGGTACAGCACTGACAGCATTGATTGTGGCTGCGATCGCATCTCGGTTAGCTAAACTTACTACACAGCCAATTATCAATGCAACTGCGGCATTAGCAAAGCTTGGTCAAGGTAAATTCAATACCCGTCTGGAAATTGAAAGAGAAGACGAATTAGGGATATTGAGTGCAAATATCAACCAGATGGCCGAACAATTGCAGGTTTTAGTTAAGGAACAAGAACTGGATGTTGAAGGCGTAAAATTATTAGCAGATATTACCCGACAAATTCGGAGAACTCTCAAAACCGAAGATATTTATGACGCAGCAGTAAAAGAAGTTCAGCGATCGCTAAAAACAGATCGGGTAATCATTTATAGTCTGAATCCAGATACTTGGGATGGCGTCGTCGTTGCTGAATCGGTAACTGGTAATTGGCCGGAAATGATCGGAGTGCAAATCGACGACCCCTATTTTCGGGAACGTTATCTAGAAACTTCTCATGATAGCCGGGTGCAAGCAGTTGCTAACATTCATCAAGACCAAAGCTTGAAAAATGCCAATGGTTACATTCAACTGTTGGAAAAATTTGCTGTCAAAGGTCATTTGATTGTACCGATTCTAGCTCAAGAGCAACTTCTCGGCTTATTAATTGCTCATCATTGCGAAACTCCTCGTGTTTGGCAACAGCCGGAAATTGACTTGTTTCAACAGATAGCAACTCAAATTGGCTATGCCTTGGAACAAGCCAAGTTGTTAGAGGAGATAGAACAAGCTAGGAATGTTGCAGTAATCGGTTCTGACGACGAACGGCATCAAAAAGAAATACTGCAACAGCAACTTTTAGAACTGCTCAACGACGTAGAAAGTGCAGCCAGAGGCGACTTGACAGTGCGTGCAGACGTGACCTCTGGGGAAATAGGCACTGTTGCCGACTTTTTCAACTCCATTGTGGAAAGCCTGCGGGATATTGTTACCCAAGTTCAACAGGCTGCTATCTACGTGAATACTGCTATTGGCTCTAACGAAGGAGCCATCCGCCACTTAGCAGAGGAAGCACTCACCCAAGCTGCCGAAATCAACCGCACCCTCGATGCTGTTGATGAAATGACCCAATCCATGCAAGTCGTAGCGGAAAGCGCCGAAAAAGCTGCTTTCATTGCCAACCACGCCGCCCACAGCGCCACTCAGAGTGGACACGCAATGGATTTGACAGTACAAAATATCCTGTCTTTGCGGGAAACTGTGGGTGAAACTGCTAAAAAAGTGAAACGTTTAGGAGAATCTTCTCAACAAATTTCTCGCGTGGTGTCCTTGATTAACCAAATTGCCATCCAAACCAACTTGCTTGCCATCAACGCGGGTATTGAAGCAGCGCGTGCGGGTGAAGAAGGTGAAGGTTTTGCCGTAGTTGCGGAAGAAGTTGGCGAATTAGCAGTCAGGAGTGCCGCTGCAACCCAAGAAATTGAACAAATTGTTGAAAATATCCAACGAGAAACCAGTGAAGTGGTGCAGGCGATGGAAATAGGAACCACCCAAGTGGTAGAAGGGACTCGAATTGTGGAGTCAGCTAAACAAAGTCTGAGTCAAATTTTGGATGTATCGCATCAAATTGACTCCTTGGTGCAGTCGATTTCTACTGCAACTGCATCTCAGGTAGAAACATCGCAAAGTGTCACCCAATTGATGAAAGATATTGCTGCTGGATCACAACGCACCAGCGATTCTTCTCGCCAAGTTTCTGAATCTCTGCAACAAACTGTGGATATTTCCCAGCAGTTGCAAGAGACTGTTGAGACTTTCAAAGTTAGTTAG
- a CDS encoding chemotaxis protein CheW — MTSTNITLPSKPIQNNLADAYLKFQLNQQTTAVLSMKHTQEAIIVPIESITSMPNMPPCILGLMNWRSRIIWVVDLPRMLNLESLDYRLRQYNAIIIRVESLVLGLVVQEIKGTTKFAADAIHSPIGQVASSLVPYLCGCVVQQEEILLVLDAQAIVQSSILRSD, encoded by the coding sequence ATGACTAGTACAAACATTACACTTCCTTCAAAACCAATCCAAAATAATTTAGCAGATGCTTATCTAAAGTTTCAGCTAAATCAACAGACTACTGCTGTTTTATCAATGAAACATACGCAAGAAGCAATCATTGTGCCTATTGAATCTATCACCTCGATGCCGAATATGCCCCCCTGCATATTGGGATTAATGAATTGGCGGAGTCGGATAATTTGGGTAGTTGATTTGCCAAGAATGCTCAATTTAGAATCTCTAGATTATCGACTGCGACAGTACAATGCGATCATTATTCGCGTGGAATCATTGGTGTTGGGCTTAGTTGTCCAAGAAATAAAAGGTACAACTAAGTTCGCAGCTGATGCTATTCATTCTCCTATAGGACAAGTCGCATCCAGTTTAGTTCCTTATTTATGTGGGTGCGTTGTGCAACAGGAAGAAATATTACTGGTATTAGATGCACAGGCGATTGTGCAGTCTTCTATTCTCCGCAGTGATTAG
- a CDS encoding response regulator has protein sequence MSLTLLGTILIVEDSPSELELMSHYLKESGYNVIKASGAKEALEKAVLEKPDAIVTDVVMPEMSGFELCRSLRRNPITAKVPIVICSSKNQEIDRLWAMKQGADAYITKPYTREHLLRTIKSVVI, from the coding sequence GTGAGCCTGACTTTACTTGGCACAATTCTGATTGTAGAAGATTCTCCCAGCGAATTAGAATTAATGAGCCATTATCTTAAAGAGAGTGGTTACAACGTAATTAAAGCTTCGGGTGCAAAAGAAGCTTTAGAAAAAGCTGTGTTAGAAAAACCAGATGCGATCGTTACTGATGTAGTAATGCCCGAAATGAGTGGATTTGAATTGTGTCGTTCTCTAAGAAGAAATCCGATTACTGCAAAAGTGCCGATTGTAATTTGTAGTTCCAAAAATCAAGAAATTGACCGTTTGTGGGCAATGAAACAAGGTGCAGATGCCTATATAACTAAACCTTACACCCGCGAACATCTCCTGCGTACTATTAAATCAGTGGTAATTTGA
- a CDS encoding response regulator, with amino-acid sequence MSTTPIGSYRLFQKLHPLSLLAQLTSRRATGCLNIFTEIVSWSIYLEDGKLTYASYSDKLFERLDSHLRRLSQQIPALNSATRVQMRLMFETKNEHQSIPNADYQAICWLVNQDYITSVQAARLIDELAKEVLESFLCLKEGSYEFSPESSLDELPKFCCLDLRLLVEHCQKQLRNRQNIQSSIPAGRGSQVLSKIQPSQVQPQLQIKLGQKLPIQINFDIPEDNKTTQPTVGKKLYTIACIDDSQTVLNSIKHFLDENTFSVVMINDPVKALMQILRSKPDLILLDVEMPSLDGYELCSLLRKHSAFKNTPIIMVTGRTGFIDRAKAKLVRSSGYLTKPFTQSELLKMVFKHLG; translated from the coding sequence ATGAGCACAACTCCTATAGGTAGCTACAGGTTATTCCAGAAACTACATCCGCTATCTCTGTTGGCACAATTAACCAGTCGGCGTGCTACAGGCTGCTTAAATATATTTACTGAAATAGTTTCTTGGTCAATCTATCTAGAGGACGGGAAACTTACTTATGCCTCCTATTCAGATAAACTATTTGAGCGCCTTGACAGTCACTTGCGACGCTTGAGCCAGCAAATTCCTGCTCTCAACAGTGCCACTCGCGTGCAGATGCGGCTGATGTTTGAGACGAAGAATGAACATCAATCAATACCAAATGCGGATTACCAAGCTATTTGTTGGTTAGTAAATCAAGACTATATCACCTCTGTGCAAGCAGCAAGGCTGATAGACGAATTGGCAAAAGAAGTACTGGAATCATTTCTATGCTTAAAAGAAGGTAGCTATGAATTCAGTCCTGAAAGCTCTTTAGATGAACTACCAAAGTTCTGTTGCCTGGATTTGCGGTTACTTGTTGAACACTGTCAAAAGCAGTTACGAAATCGGCAAAATATCCAGTCATCAATTCCGGCTGGTAGAGGTTCCCAAGTTTTGTCTAAAATACAACCGTCTCAAGTTCAGCCACAACTGCAAATAAAACTTGGGCAAAAATTGCCGATACAAATCAATTTTGATATTCCTGAGGATAATAAAACTACTCAGCCAACTGTTGGCAAAAAACTATATACAATTGCCTGTATCGATGATAGCCAAACAGTTTTGAATTCCATCAAACACTTTTTGGATGAAAACACCTTTTCAGTTGTGATGATCAATGATCCGGTAAAAGCTTTAATGCAAATTCTCCGGAGTAAGCCCGATCTGATTTTGCTAGATGTTGAGATGCCAAGTTTAGATGGCTACGAGCTATGTTCTTTATTACGGAAACATTCGGCTTTTAAAAATACACCGATCATTATGGTGACTGGTAGAACAGGATTTATCGACAGGGCAAAGGCTAAGTTAGTCAGATCATCAGGATATTTAACTAAGCCTTTTACACAATCAGAATTGCTAAAAATGGTTTTTAAACATCTTGGTTAA
- a CDS encoding HAD family hydrolase, translating into MSLFTGFMRYSVLATDYDGTLATDNHVNENTLAALSRLRSSGYKLILVTGRQLDELLQIFVQVDLFDYVVAENGALLYSPATRQEKLLGSQPSAEFIKALGDRQVNSLSVGRVIVATWHPQETIVLETIRQMGLELQVILNKGAVMVLPSGINKATGLAAALDEMQLSPENVVGIGDAENDHDFLNFCGYSVAVANALPTLFERVDFVTNGSRGDGVIELIEKLITS; encoded by the coding sequence GTGTCTTTATTTACTGGCTTTATGCGTTATTCTGTATTGGCCACTGACTACGACGGTACACTAGCAACTGACAATCATGTAAATGAAAATACTTTGGCAGCACTTTCACGTCTGCGGAGTTCTGGTTACAAACTTATCTTGGTGACAGGTAGACAGCTAGATGAATTGCTGCAAATTTTTGTACAAGTAGATTTATTTGATTATGTAGTAGCAGAAAACGGCGCTTTGCTGTACTCACCAGCTACCCGTCAGGAGAAACTATTAGGTTCGCAACCATCAGCAGAATTTATTAAAGCATTGGGCGATCGCCAAGTCAATTCCCTGTCAGTTGGCCGTGTAATTGTTGCCACTTGGCATCCCCAAGAAACCATAGTTTTAGAAACTATCCGCCAGATGGGATTAGAATTACAAGTCATATTGAATAAAGGAGCGGTGATGGTGCTACCGTCAGGAATTAATAAAGCCACAGGGTTAGCCGCCGCCTTGGATGAGATGCAGTTATCACCTGAAAATGTAGTCGGGATTGGCGATGCAGAAAATGACCATGATTTCCTCAATTTTTGTGGTTATTCAGTAGCAGTTGCTAATGCTTTACCGACGCTCTTTGAGCGTGTGGATTTTGTGACTAATGGTAGTCGGGGGGATGGTGTTATAGAACTAATTGAAAAACTCATCACCTCATAA
- a CDS encoding Pepco domain-containing protein, which yields MSTENSTPKAIWIITEETAETSNTTNETFRNIGARSSGDRGGRLGVETTEEIVVSRKKDEIVITRHKVEVTKLKQEMKGFLEAMREMLDEADQPDSKMQLNEVELSVEVNGEGQISLFGIGGGKAGGKGAMTFKFKRK from the coding sequence ATGTCAACAGAAAATTCAACACCAAAAGCCATCTGGATTATTACCGAAGAAACGGCTGAAACATCAAATACCACCAATGAAACATTCAGAAATATTGGAGCAAGAAGCAGTGGAGATAGAGGAGGACGACTCGGAGTTGAAACCACTGAAGAAATAGTTGTGAGTCGAAAAAAAGACGAAATAGTAATTACTAGACACAAAGTAGAGGTAACTAAACTCAAGCAAGAAATGAAGGGGTTTCTGGAAGCAATGCGGGAAATGCTTGATGAAGCTGATCAACCTGATTCTAAGATGCAGCTTAATGAGGTGGAACTCTCAGTAGAAGTCAATGGCGAAGGACAAATCAGTTTGTTCGGGATTGGTGGTGGTAAAGCCGGGGGAAAAGGAGCGATGACTTTTAAATTCAAGCGGAAATAA
- a CDS encoding DNA-binding domain-containing protein yields MPAITKPQIVVRIPPYLLEKLNNYAQQTGTSKTEVVVGALAHYLGCVENLPLNQRVAELEARTAVLEALVKAS; encoded by the coding sequence TTGCCTGCCATAACCAAACCTCAAATTGTCGTCAGAATTCCCCCGTATCTTCTAGAAAAGCTTAACAACTACGCTCAACAGACTGGCACATCTAAAACGGAGGTAGTAGTTGGCGCTTTGGCGCACTATTTAGGATGTGTTGAAAATTTACCATTAAACCAAAGAGTTGCCGAACTGGAAGCGAGAACGGCGGTGCTAGAAGCTTTGGTAAAAGCTAGTTAA
- a CDS encoding SUMF1/EgtB/PvdO family nonheme iron enzyme: MAKNWAIAIGINQYNNLQHLNYAKLDAEAMRDWFEKEVRFDRVFLFTEDSIAIPASPPIPTQPTYGNLRRFLRANFEKPLLTPGDNLWFFFAGHGCRSADCDYLMLMDSDPGDVEHTAIPVDFVTQRLRRSGADNVVLFLDACRDEGSRRGEGIGEEHQGVVTFYSCSPSQRSYEIEQLQHGSFTQALLDGLKIAGEGNCATVERLERYLQWRVPTINQTHRKTPQYPYAIAEPATKLNLILLPDYATLTDIATMKLDAYQAEVKGEWELARQLWIRVNVAARGSDMQAIEAFSRIPQRLGESSVPPKSPEPITLPRGDRSVVSEPLPTAHQAELQVFQFEVVKVNASGQEVKRDRSEAQYFTEDLGNGVSLEMIAIPSGKFLMGSPSGEGNDQEKPQHEVTVQSFFMGKYSVTQAQWRRVAALPKLNRDLKADPSYFKGDKRPVEQVSWNDAVEFCDRLSKYTNKQYRLPSEAEWEYACRAGTNTPFHFGETITTELANYNGNSTYASAPKGKNRGQTIEVGSFLPNAFGLYDMHGNVWEWCQDSRHDSYKGAPKDASAWIDNDNKYQILRGGSWYNNPKVCRSASRLLNDRAGRDDISNNIGFRVVCAVGRTL; the protein is encoded by the coding sequence ATGGCTAAAAATTGGGCGATCGCGATCGGCATTAACCAGTACAACAATCTTCAGCACCTAAATTACGCCAAACTAGATGCCGAAGCTATGCGCGATTGGTTTGAAAAGGAAGTGCGGTTTGACAGAGTGTTTCTGTTTACAGAAGATTCAATTGCAATTCCCGCTTCTCCACCCATTCCCACTCAGCCTACTTACGGTAACTTGCGGCGGTTCTTAAGGGCAAACTTTGAAAAGCCACTATTGACACCAGGGGATAATCTCTGGTTTTTCTTTGCGGGTCACGGTTGTCGGTCAGCTGACTGTGACTATCTCATGCTGATGGATAGTGATCCAGGTGATGTAGAACATACGGCAATCCCTGTTGATTTTGTTACCCAAAGATTGCGCCGTAGTGGAGCAGATAATGTAGTGTTGTTTTTAGATGCCTGCCGCGATGAAGGAAGCAGGCGAGGAGAGGGTATTGGTGAAGAACATCAGGGAGTAGTCACCTTTTACTCTTGCAGTCCCAGTCAAAGGTCTTATGAAATTGAGCAGTTGCAACATGGCTCATTTACCCAGGCGTTGTTAGACGGGTTGAAGATAGCAGGTGAAGGAAACTGTGCCACAGTAGAAAGGCTGGAGCGATATTTACAATGGAGAGTTCCCACAATAAATCAAACGCACCGGAAAACTCCACAATATCCTTATGCGATCGCCGAACCAGCCACCAAATTAAACTTAATTTTGTTGCCCGATTATGCCACGCTGACTGATATTGCCACGATGAAACTTGACGCTTATCAAGCGGAAGTCAAAGGAGAGTGGGAATTAGCCAGACAGTTATGGATTCGGGTGAATGTGGCTGCTAGGGGTTCCGATATGCAAGCAATTGAGGCATTTTCTAGAATTCCCCAGCGACTTGGAGAGTCTTCTGTACCTCCAAAAAGTCCTGAACCTATTACTTTACCAAGGGGAGATAGATCAGTAGTTTCTGAGCCATTACCTACAGCACATCAAGCTGAACTACAGGTTTTTCAGTTTGAGGTGGTGAAGGTAAATGCAAGTGGTCAAGAGGTGAAACGAGACAGAAGTGAAGCCCAATATTTCACCGAAGACTTAGGAAATGGTGTCAGCTTGGAAATGATTGCGATTCCCAGTGGCAAATTCCTGATGGGTTCACCATCCGGGGAAGGAAATGATCAGGAAAAACCTCAGCATGAAGTGACGGTTCAATCATTCTTTATGGGTAAATACTCAGTTACCCAAGCGCAATGGAGAAGAGTAGCAGCACTACCCAAACTTAACCGTGACCTGAAAGCTGATCCATCTTATTTCAAGGGAGATAAACGACCAGTAGAGCAAGTATCTTGGAACGATGCAGTTGAGTTTTGCGATCGCCTCTCGAAATATACAAACAAGCAATATCGTCTACCTAGTGAAGCTGAATGGGAATATGCCTGTCGTGCAGGAACAAATACACCCTTTCATTTTGGCGAGACGATAACGACTGAGTTAGCTAACTACAATGGAAATTCTACTTACGCTTCTGCACCAAAAGGAAAAAATCGTGGACAAACAATAGAGGTAGGAAGTTTTCTACCCAACGCCTTTGGATTGTACGATATGCACGGCAATGTCTGGGAGTGGTGTCAAGATAGTCGGCATGACAGCTATAAAGGAGCGCCTAAAGATGCAAGTGCATGGATAGATAATGATAATAAATATCAAATACTGCGGGGCGGTTCCTGGTACAACAATCCTAAGGTCTGCCGTTCTGCGTCCCGCCTCCTCAACGATAGGGCGGGGCGCGACGACATCAGCAACAATATTGGTTTTCGTGTTGTCTGCGCGGTTGGGAGGACTCTTTAG
- the alr gene encoding alanine racemase — translation MLSRKQIPGVVPNQQCDTYAWFSQRAWVEIDLGALSYNIQQLVQFLSPRTQLMAVVKADAYGHGAVTVAQTAIQSGATWLGVATVPEAIQLREGGIQAPILILGATHTPEQIHAIAHWKLQPTLCSPKQALVFSDALESMNYGSPIPVHIKLDTGMSRLGTNWQQAGEFVQLVQRLPHLSIASIYSHLATADDPDTTAMEEQHKRFEEAIAQIKAMGIQAPCLHLANSAAALTNPALHYDIVRVGLAVYGLYPATHLQNAINLKPVLELKARVTQVKTIAAGTAVSYGHQFIAPRELRLAVVGIGYADGVPRGLSNKMQALIRGQRVSQIGTITMDQLMLDVSAIPNIQEGEVVTLLGQQGKEQISADDWAEELNTISWEILCGFKHRLPRVAVM, via the coding sequence ATGTTAAGTCGTAAACAAATCCCTGGTGTAGTTCCTAATCAGCAGTGCGACACCTACGCGTGGTTTTCGCAACGAGCCTGGGTAGAAATTGATTTAGGGGCGTTGTCGTACAATATACAGCAATTGGTACAGTTTTTATCACCGCGTACCCAGTTGATGGCGGTAGTAAAAGCTGATGCTTATGGACATGGAGCGGTAACAGTCGCCCAAACTGCAATCCAATCGGGAGCTACTTGGCTGGGAGTCGCTACAGTTCCAGAAGCTATTCAATTGCGAGAAGGCGGAATTCAAGCGCCCATTTTAATTTTAGGAGCAACTCATACACCAGAGCAGATTCATGCGATCGCCCACTGGAAACTTCAGCCCACACTCTGTAGCCCTAAACAAGCTTTGGTATTTTCTGATGCCCTAGAATCCATGAATTATGGTTCTCCTATCCCAGTACACATCAAATTAGACACGGGAATGTCCAGGTTGGGAACTAATTGGCAGCAAGCGGGTGAATTTGTGCAATTAGTGCAGCGGTTACCACATCTATCTATTGCCAGTATTTATTCCCATTTGGCAACAGCAGATGATCCTGACACCACGGCAATGGAAGAACAGCATAAACGATTTGAGGAAGCGATCGCTCAAATCAAAGCAATGGGAATCCAAGCGCCCTGCTTGCACTTGGCAAACTCAGCGGCTGCACTTACAAATCCGGCATTGCACTACGACATTGTGCGAGTAGGTTTAGCCGTTTACGGACTCTACCCAGCAACCCATTTACAAAATGCGATCAACCTGAAGCCCGTTTTGGAACTTAAAGCACGAGTTACCCAAGTTAAAACAATTGCCGCAGGAACCGCTGTTAGCTACGGGCATCAATTTATTGCCCCGCGTGAACTTCGCCTCGCTGTCGTGGGAATTGGCTATGCTGACGGTGTTCCTCGCGGTCTTTCCAACAAAATGCAGGCGTTAATTCGCGGTCAGCGAGTGTCGCAAATTGGGACAATTACAATGGATCAGTTGATGCTGGATGTGAGTGCCATACCTAATATCCAAGAAGGAGAAGTAGTCACCTTACTAGGGCAACAGGGAAAAGAACAAATTTCAGCGGACGATTGGGCAGAAGAATTAAACACTATTTCCTGGGAAATTCTCTGCGGGTTCAAGCATCGTCTGCCTCGTGTTGCAGTCATGTAA
- a CDS encoding HNH endonuclease, with product MGKVLVLNASYEPLNITSWRRAAVLLIKGKAERVEHNGKFLYSDFPLPTVIRLRHYVRVPYKEIPLTRRNILHRDGHGCQYCGYTGDELTLDHVIPRSRGGGDTWENIVTACVRCNVKKGSRTPHEAHMPLRHPPRQPYSSLYFEVSKHLKSGLHTEWQKYVIGL from the coding sequence ATGGGGAAGGTTTTAGTCTTAAACGCATCTTACGAACCTCTCAATATAACGAGTTGGCGTCGTGCTGCGGTTCTGTTAATCAAGGGCAAAGCAGAACGCGTGGAACACAACGGTAAATTCCTTTATTCGGATTTCCCGTTGCCGACCGTGATCCGGTTGCGTCATTATGTACGCGTTCCTTATAAAGAAATTCCTCTGACTCGCCGAAATATATTGCACCGTGACGGTCATGGCTGTCAATACTGTGGTTACACAGGGGATGAGTTGACCCTAGACCATGTAATACCGCGATCGCGCGGCGGAGGCGATACCTGGGAAAACATTGTGACCGCTTGTGTCCGTTGCAATGTCAAAAAAGGCAGTCGCACTCCCCACGAAGCTCATATGCCTTTGCGTCATCCCCCCCGCCAACCTTATAGCAGCCTCTATTTCGAGGTCAGCAAACATCTTAAGAGTGGACTACACACAGAGTGGCAAAAGTATGTTATAGGTCTTTGA